The DNA region ctttatttcttctgtaatgactgtataagtctgatgcttactttgagaaattacactcagattcagcactctcttgtgttcctgtgtgtttgtcactcaccaactccttgcccacctgagtacctGAACCATGATTCTCCCTGAGTTGAGGGACCCTGATTGTGTCTGCCCTCTGCATCATTAGAGAGCCTGGCTTCAGGCTCCTGCTGAGAGCTCATCCCTATGCTAAAAGGTAGAAGAGTCTTCCTTGCTTTCATGCTTTACAGAGATTCCTCCATTCAGTCTTCTACTGTGCTGTGACCTCAACATCTCTGAGAACCACAACCTATGATGTGTcttctatgtctctgtctgtttatGTCAATatggatctttaaaaaaactcaatttcccaataattcttcacagagtccCCTTGAACCTCCTCTCCTATTTACAGCCTACCACATTCTCCTTTAAAGGTGTTGAGTTTTGTTCTATTGCTATGTATTttaaacctcaacataaaagcaaAGCAAGCCAAACCCAACCATAGCAAGGTCTTCTGTGTAACTGAGAGTGGCCTCAAATGTTCTgcagtcttcctgtctccttaGTCCTGGGATTGTATCAAAGCAATCATGGCAACATCTGTTTGTCATCTCAATGATACTTTATTATGGTCACATCAACAGGGAGAAAAAACTTAACAGATACCATATCAGATACCTCTTACATGCTACAAACAGTGAGTTCCTAGAAACATTCTATTGTTTACATTTTACAACACAACAGAAGATACAGTTATGGGTatcattgtcatcattatcaTTCTTTGCAAAATGGAAAATCATAGACTTGATAACGAATACAGCAAAACAAATATCCTTTCAAAAAATAAGtgtgaaaaccaaaaaaatcatagATATCTACAACATATTAGAGTAGTCTTGGTGGCAGCTTCCAGGACCTAACATCCAGACATGAGAAGATCTACACCTTAGTTTCCCCAGTCACACAGTGTCACACAGAACATCTACCCAGTAATTAGCACAACCAATACCTACTGAATGTACACTGGATGTATTATAAGTATTGAACTTCTTCTCTTACTAAAAATTACATAATCCttttcatttgtatatgtgcTTCTGCCTAGGTGTTCTATAGCATATTTGTGGAGTGAGAGATTCATCTGTCAGAGCTAGCTGCCTTCTTCAGCCAAGAGAGTCTGAGAAAATGAACACAGCTCATCACTCATAGAGGAAAGGGATTTTACTCTCAGAGTCTTCTAaagatttcaaatttatttttctacaatgaCCTGCAATATAGGTGCACTATTTTaccaaaactgaaaaacaaaaacaaaaaatgaaataaaaaataaaaccaaacaagcaagcatACACAGGCTTTAGGGAATGTTATTCAGGGTTGTACTGCTATGTGGAGAGGCAGGATTGGAACCTGTATACTCTCCACACATGTTCTTagtagatatcatttgagatgtttCCTTCTTAACTATTTGATGAAACACAAGCATTGTGGTTAAACTGCCCTCCTGCTAAGGCCCAATCCTTAGTAAGAGATTCCTACATATAAATTTCAAAACTGGTAGACATTCTGGAGaactttctttcatcttttatcAGTGAGAGAAAGAATAAGTTATGGAGACCTGACAAAGAAGAGGCAAgtcactcagtggtagagcaactCATAAGCACACAGGAAGCCCTGGCTTTTATCTCTGGCACCACAAAAAGGAAGGAGTGTCTACTGTTGTGGACCTAGGTAGTTCTGTCTGTAAGACCTGCGGTTTGAAAATCTTAAAGAATGGGGGACTACAGCCTAACACTGCAGACAACTTTACTTCAGCTTCACTGTGCTTTTACGTGAATGTACAAAAGCAAGCAGGAAAGTTGTTGGAGTTCAGAAGAACCAAATCagaaaaacatgcaaataaataccAGTAAGaacatactaaatattaacaaACCTTGACTACAATTGTCTCAGGTCAGACCATATAAACACAATTGTCTGGCATTATACTATAGATTATACCTTAGAAAGCACAAAATTAAGGCACAAGCCCGTATGCAGAACCAGTGTCCATTGAGGCTGGCATGAGTATATCCTTGCACAGGCATAGGTTCTATAGCTATGTTCTGACATCCAACAAGAATAAATATGTCTTATAAATTGAACACATATGTTCTTTTTGCAGGAGGCACAAAATTACTTCCAAAGAAATCCAGAGAACAAACTGTCCTTGAGGTAAAaggccctctttcttttttctgggtCCTCTATTAGAGGTCCCTAGGATGTTGTTTGCTGTGAGTCATTCTTTTGACTGTGTTCCTACAGAGATGGTGCTAGCAGAGGCTCTCTCACTTAGTGAAGAAGCAGCCATTTTCTTTGGGAATATGGGAAATCACAAATGAGAGTAATCATCTTGTGAGTAGAGAAGCAACTGGATCAAGGTAATGAGTCCACACCTGTTTATAGTTAGAAGTGAAGGTCATTAAAATAAAGGGCCCAAGACAAAAGAAGTTAGAATGATGCAGGGGAGCTCTGGCACATGAGATACACCAGACATGGGGGCACTGCACTGTATAGGTGTGGGTTTAAGATGGTGGACCGCATACTGTTATTGGCTCTGAACAATTCATAGGATTAAAATATGGGTAGACTTTACCAGGGAAGGCAGGGTCATAGAACCTATAGATGAGAGCTCCATAGCGAGAAACATCATAAAATGAGAGAGTGCAAGCTTCCCGGTCCAGGAAAACTCCAACACGACTGGGAGGACTAGGCAGAGAGAGGGCCAGGACACTGGAATTGTGGGTGATAGAACACTCATCAAAGGCATTGTATACAGACCCATTCGTCAGCCCTATAACCCAGTAGCCACATTTAGGCTGATACATTACATTTTGTTTAACATTagaataatgttttgttttgaagcccATTTCATCCTTTGAATGAAGTTGAGGTTGAGCACATTTTCCATCATTTAATCCGAGGAGCCAGGCATCACTTCTAGACACGTCTACTTCCCAGTAATGCTTCCCTGAGGAGATAGCTGGATATCCCAGGACACCCAAATGGTAGGTCTGAAGAAGTTGAAGATTCCTCTCATAGAATACGCTTATATAtcctatttgtctttttttttttgttaatgaaAATGCTTTCGTGGCTGTTTTCACGTAGAGTCATATGAACTGCAGAAAAATGAGACATATATGTTTTGAATCAGATGAAATACAAGGtacagctttatttgtaacataagcaacagaagcataaggagaaagagaaaggaaacgtGGAGAAGCCTTGTTTAAAGTCAAGGAGAAGGAGACTGCTGTGTATattgggatattttttttttgaccgatcacagttttatttttaatgacataaGCAAGAACAATCTCACATTCATACTAAAAATCTCAGCTACNNNNNNNNNNNNNNNNNNNNNNNNNNNNNNNNNNNNNNNNNNNNNNNNNNNNNNNNNNNNNNNNNNNNNNNNNNNNNNNNNNNNNNNNNNNNNNNNNNNNNNNNNNNNNNNNNNNNNNNNNNNNNNNNNNNNNNNNNNNNNNNNNNNNNNNNNNNNNNNNNNNNNNNNNNNNNNNNNNNNNNNNNNNNNNNNNNNNNNNNNNNNNNNNNNNNNNNNNNNNNNNNNNNNNNNNNNNNNNNNNNNNNNNNNNNNNNNNNNNNNNNNNNNNNNNNNNNNNNNNNNNNNNNNNNNNNNNNNNNNNNNNNNNNNNNNNNNNNNNNNNNNNNNNNNNNNNNNNNNNNNNNNNNNNNNNNNNNNNNNNNNNNNNNNNNNNNNNNNNNNNNNNNNNNNNNNNNNNNNNNNNNNNNNNNNNNNNNNNNNNNNNNNNNNNNNNNNNNNNNNNNNNNNNNNNNNNNNNNNNNNNNNNNNNNNNNNNNNNNNNNNNNNNNNNNNNNNNNNNNNNNNNNNNNNNNNNNNNNNNNNNNNNNNNNNNNNNNNNNNNNNNNNNNNNNNNNNNNNNNNNNNNNNNNNNNNNNNNNNNNNNNNNNNNNNNNNNNNNNNNNNNNNNNNNNNNNNNNNNNNNNNNNNNNNNNNNNNNNNNNNNNNNNNNNNNNNNNNNNNNNNNNNNNNNNNNNNNNNNNNNNNNNNNNNNNNNNNNNNNNNNNNNNNNNNNNNNNNNNNNNNNNNNNNNNNNNNNNNNNNNNNNNNNNNNNNNNNNNNNNNNNNNNNNNNNNNNNNNNNNNNNNNNNNNNNNNNNNNNNNNNNNNNNNNNNNNNNNNNNNNNNNNNNNNNNNNNNNNNNNNNNNNNNNNNNNNNNNNNNNNNNNNNNNNNNNNNNNNNNNNNNNNNNNNNNNNNNNNNNNNNNNNNNNNNNNNNNNNNNNNNNNNNNNNNNNNNNNNNNNNNNNNNNNNNNNNNNNNNNNNNNNNNNNNNNNNNNNNNNNNNNNNNNNNNNNNNNNNNNNNNNNNNNNNNNNNNNNNNNNNNNNNNNNNNNNNNNNNNNNNNNNNNNNNNNNNNNNNNNNNNNNNNNNNNNNNNNNNNNNNNNNNNNNNNNNNNNNNNNNNNNNNNNNNNNNNNNNNNNNNNNNNNNNNNNNNNNNNNNNNNNNNNNNNNNNNNNNNNNNNNNNNNNNNNNNNNNNNNNNNNNNNNNNNNNNNNNNNNNNNNNNNNNNNNNNNNNNNNNNNNNNNNNNNNNNNNNNNNNNNNNNNNNNNNNNNNNNNNNNNNNNNNNNNNNNNNNNNNNNNNNNNNNNNNNNNNNNNNNNNNNNNNNNNNNNNNNNNNNNNNNNNNNNNNNNNNNNNNNNNNNNNNNNNNNNNNNNGGCAGCAAGAGGACAATATGTACAGATGTTTTTTCAGTTCTCCAGCCTAACCAGTGTGACTGTTCAAGTAAAGCATCGGGCTTCTGCCCCTCCCTGGGGCACTCGCTTCCTCCAGAACAGAAAGGGCCAGGCTGCCACTTCCACCCTGGCGACAGGCTGGGTTTGCTATGGAATTTGAAGGGGCAGAGGCTCTTCCTAGCAGGCGCTGAGGTCCAGATTCAGGCAAGGGATGGGGGAGTGGAGACAAGAGGCAGGCTACTTCTTGCGGGTGTGCTGCCTTCGGGCCTGAAGTCGCTGTCGAGCCCCTGGGGTCTTGGATCCCGCGCCAATGGAAAATGAAGGGGCTGCTGATCCTAGAAAGAGTTAACAAGACCTTATCAGGGCAGCTGCCACCACAGAAAATGTGCTGGTGCCTTGATCTGGGAAGTCAGTCAACAGCAAAAACCTAAGTGGTCCATTAGGGCTTCTGAAACCATTGGGAGCCCTACAGctcttggctggagagatggctcagcagttaagagcactggctgcttcttccagaggacctgagttcaattcccagcaccaacatagcagctcacaactcacctgttctagggaatctgacaccttcacatagATGAACATGTaggaaaacaccaatgcacataaaagtaaataaaaaacaccAGCACTTGGCTCCTCAAATACTTGAGTTTCCCGAGAAGACTCAATTTTTTGCTGTTCAACTTCCCTAGACCCTGAGGACCAGCAACCTGCTATATTCCTAATCACTCCTCATTCAAGGGACAAGGATGCCATGCTGGCGACAGACTGCTTACCAAAAGGTCCAACTCCAACAAAGCCTTGGGTAGGTGTTGAAGAGGCCCCAAATGAGAGGCTGCTCCCTGCTGTGCCTATGCCTGGGGCAGGGGCACTCTGCCCAAAAGTAGGTGTGGATGTGCCTAAACGGGAGACAGAAAAGTTAGAGACTAGACTGCTATCAGGCctatccccagcacccagagCTGATGAAGCCAGCCTCTGCCACCCCCCCATTATATGACTGCAATGAGATGTGGGGCTGTCAGATTAATCCCTCCCTggttccctgcccctcccctcatTTATCTAGTAGGGTCCCTCTTCTTCCCAGGATGCCCTGTAGGAATGGTCCCGCTCTGCTGTATGTAATTGTCTCAAGGCTGTCTTGCTCTGATGCTGCTTCCAAACaacttctctcctcctcctaccTCAAATACCCAATTCCATTGTTTTGCtatttttgagattgggtcttccgctatgtagctcaggttggccttcaactctccaacctcctgcccaagcctaagtgctgggatgacaggcagaCCAATTCCTGAGGTTCGGGTCCCAGGCTCTTATTAACAGTTCTGGTCCTCTGGAGGGTCACCTGTCAATCAATCACCCCCTCCAACCCCCTAAGGATCCTGAATCATTACTCTCCCCATCATCATTCTTTTTTTAGTGCtaatgacacacacatgcacatatacgtACACAAACTGCCCGAGTGTTATCTGTTGTATTTAGAGTAGTACTCATCTATAGGAGTGTACAGAAGCCACAGGTTGACACTGGGTGTCTCTggaatctctcactggcctagctATTTTGAGTAGACTGACCATCTAGTTTATGGGCTCTGCCTACCTCCACACAcccagcattgggattacaggttACCACTGACTCACCAAACATTTTAGCTCAAGCATCAGGCACTTTGaatactgagctgtctccccagccccatccaCCTACTTATTCCAGAGGCTCCAAGCCTTCCACTGTCTCTCATTATCTCTCTCATGTCCCCAACAACTCCCTCAACTGACCTGCCTCCTACCCTGGACTATGTTCCCCAATTCACAAGACATTCTCTCCTATTTATCAAAGTCAGGGGTTCTTAGGGCCAAAATTCACCCTGCATACAGCAGATGAGATCTCttcactcttgttttgttttgttttgtttctgctagGGTTTCGCTgtatatatagccctggctgtcctggaactcactctgtagaccaggctagcctcgaactcagaaatcggcctgtctctgcctcccaagtgctgggataaaggcgtgcgccaccactgcctggcaagatctCTTCACTCTTAAGCTTGAAATTCTATTGTGACTTCCCTGGATATTTAAAATCCAGACAATGAATTCTGGCTATGAGCAACCTTGCACTCTGCCAGCCTTGCAATCTCCAGCCAATCTTGCCTTATTCTCCTCTCATGAATCTCTGCCTTTTTGCCCTGACAGTACCCTCCCCTGCAGCGTGCAGTGGGTATATGTCTATCACTGTAGCATTTGGGGAGATGAAATATGAAGATCttgaatttgagggcagcctgggttacacTAGGAAACAgtgtcaaacacacacatacacaacacaaaaagccagtgagatggctgagtGAAGGCACTTGCAGcaaagcctggcaacctgagttttaGTCTCAAAATTTAAgtaaggggaaagaagagaaccaactccataaAGTTATATTCTGATCCCTGTCTGTAGACCATGGcaatgtgcatgtacacatacacactataaaCAGCTGGGAAGATAGCCTGGTGAGTTAAAAGTGTTTTTGTGCAAGAATGAGTAACCATATAAAATAAAGCTAAGGATGACTGTATATACCAAACACATAAACCATAAGCATCTTTTCCTTCCATTCATGAACctagattcaatttccagcacccacatggcagttcgcAGGTCCCAGGGATCTATCAACACCTCTTCTAGCTGCTGTGGGCAtcagcacacatgtggtatacagacatatgcAGAGCcaaaagacacatacacataacatgtatcttttaaagattttttttcttaaaagggtgtgtgtgtgtgtgtgtgtgtgtgtgtgtgtgtgtgtatacacacaatgcagtgcctgtggaggccagaagaaagcataagATACTTGAAGCTAAAACTATAGGCAGTTGACAGCcaactgatgtgggtgctagaactAAATTTGGGTCCCCTTTAAGATCAGGaagtcttacccactgagccatttctccaaccccccAGAAACCTTTCCTGACTACATGGGGTTCCTTCTATTGCTAGTTTGGACTGCCAGTTGGTCTGTAACAATGCAGACAGACTATTGTACACTCACCCTTAACAGGCTTGCCAAACTTACCTCCAAACACAGGCTTGCTTTCAGGTGTACTGCCCACACTGAAGGCGAAGGGTGAGCTCTGGCTGGGNNNNNNNNNNNNNNNNNNNNNNNNNNNNNNNNNNNNNNNNNNNNNNNNNNNNNNNNNNNNNNNNNNNNNNNNNNNNNNNNNNNNNNNNNNNNNNNNNNNNNNNNNNNNNNNNNNNNNNNNNNNNNNNNNNNNNNNNNNNNNNNNNNNNNNNNNNNNNNNNNNNNNNNNNNNNNNNNNNNNNNNNNNNNNNNNNNNNNNNNNNNNNNNNNNNNNNNNNNNNNNNNNNNNNNNNNNNNNNNNNNNNNNNNNNNNNNNNNNNNNNNNNNNNNNNNNNNNNNNNNNNNNNNNNNNNNNNNNNNNNNNNNNNNNNNNNNNNNNNNNNNNNNNNNNNNNNNNNNNNNNNNNNNNNNNNNNNNNNNNNNNNNNNNNNNNNNNNNNNNNNNNNNNNNNNNNNNNNNNNNNNNNNNNNNNNNNNNNNNNNNNNNNNNNNNNNNNNNNNNNNNNNNNNNNNNNNNNNNNNNNNNNNNNNNNNNNNNNNNNNNNNNNNNNNNNNNNNNNNNNNNNNNNNNNNNNNNNNNNNNNNNNNNNNNNNNNNNNNNNNNNNNNNNNNNNNNNNNNNNNNNNNNNNNNNNNNNNNNNNNNNNNNNNNNNNNNNNNNNNNNNNNNNNNNNNNNNNNNNNNNNNNNNNNNNNNNNNNNNNNNNNNNNNNNNNNNNNNNNNNNNNNNNNNNNNNNNNNNNNNNNNNNNNNGGTGGCAGGGGCCGAGGTGGAGGTGGTGAGGGTGCTGCCAAAACCACTGAAGCCACCACTGCTACTGCTGGCAGCAGTCTGGGCAGAGCTGGCAAGGGGCTGGCTAAAGGAGGCTCCTGCTGCAGATGCTGCTGGGGCAAGGGGCTTGCCAAACTGGAAGATGGAGGGCAGGGCTGGGGTGGAGCTGGAAGCAGTAACAGGGGGGGCCCCCCCGAGCAGAAGGGACTGGGGGGTGGGAGTCAGGGCAGTACTGGCCGTGCTTGCTGCGGTGGTCACTCCAAAGCCAAACACAGGCTTTGAGGCAGAAGCTGTGGTACCAGAGGCCACCGTGGAGGTGGCAGTGCCTAGACCGGTGAAAAGAGGAGCTGATGTGGCCGTAGTGGTGGCTGTAGCAGTTGTCTGCTTCAGGGAGAAGGGAGTTGACAGGGGCATGGCTGTAAATGGCTCCTGCTTGTCAAAAATGGGCTTGAAAGTGGGAGCTGCGGTGCTGGCTGCTGTGGGGGTGGCGGTGCTAGATGAAGCTGTAGTGGCGGCTGAGGAGCTAGTTGGCAAGGGGCTATTACTCTCACTTTTAGGTGTGGCTGGGAAAATGGGTTTAAACATGGGAGAAGCACAAGCTGGACCAGGAGTGGCAAGGGAGGAAGAGCTGGCAGGTGGACTCAGCATCCCAAACAGCATGCTGGGTTTTGGAGTTGGGGAGGAAGCTGTGGAGGCTGGGGTGCTGACAGACTGCTCAGCCTGAGAGACTCCAGAGGACTTGGTGTCAGTGAGTGGTGTTGTAGAGGAAGCAGAAGTCAGCCCCAGGAAGGTGGCTGTAGGTTTGGAGTCTGAGGAGGTGCTGGCTAAAGGCCCTGTCGGTGGTGAGACAAGAGGAGCCAGGAGGCTGGGTGTCTTTGGAGGTGAAGGAGCTGCAATTGTTGCTGCCTCAGCAGgttctgggaagagaaagaagtgaggTGAGTCCTGAGGATGTCTGAGGGTGGCACTCAGCATGCCTGCCCCCTCCAGCCACCCCTATTCTAAGACTCAAGACGTTTATTTGTATTCCCACAGACTCCAGGAATGGCAGAAGGGAAGATCAGGGAGCCTGACTGGGGCTGCAGGTGTGGTCATGAAGGAGAATGCCACTCCTGCAACTCCACACTTCCTTACCCACACATGCCTGCTCATCTCACAAACACCGTCATGTTTACCAACCCAGCAAAGCAGCGTGTGCCTGGTCCTGAACTGTATCATCATGCCTGTACTCTAGTGTTgagaagtcagctacagtgtgtCCGTGTGTGGTAGCAGCTACAGTGTGTCCGTGTGTGGTAGCAGCTACAGTGTGTCCGTGTGTGGTAGCAGGAAGGCACTAGCTGGCAAGGCTCACAGCCTTACCCAAGAGAGAAAGCGATTTTAGTTATACTTATTCTAGGCTTGGGGTCCAGAGAGCTACAGACATCTTACAGGGCAAATCTCAGTCATATTGTTCACACCTCTCAAGGAAGGCAACACTCTCAATTCATCCACGACACAGAGTCAGAGCAGCTGCGTTTAGATCATGAACTCAGTATTATAGCCTGTCCCTGTGTACTTCCAGAGCAGGGCATTCTGAAGCCCTGAACTGACAGGCTGCACACTCACTCCTGTCATGTCAAAAGCCCCTAACTCCAGGGCACACTGCTCTGCTTACCCGAGGACGATGGGGCTGGAGACTCCTGCATCTTCTTCAAGCTCTCCAACAGTGGGttggagctgggagctgggagggagGCTGGTGAGGCGGCAGGCCCCACAGCAGGCAGGGTGAATGTGAAGGGAGAGCTGGAGGCGGGGGGGTTGTCAGTGGCTGAGGTGGAAGCATCgtctggagaggagaggaaagacaagCCTCTTACATGGGAGCTCCTTCCCTAACCGCAATGGAGGCTCACGGCCTGTGCTCCAGCACTGTGAAGTGCTGCCAGAAGGACTGAGAATGGGAAGCTAACCAGtgacacaaacaacaaaacttcCATGTCCCATTGGAAAGTACTGGTATAAGACCCCTGGTAGAATCAGAGGGGACAGAGTCCAGGAGCTGGTTGTAATGGTGCACATGTGTAAACCTGCACTTCTGGAGGCTGACGCAGGCGGAGGATTAGGACTCTGAAGACAGTCTTGGATAATGAGACTCACAACTAAGTGGAACATCAAGTATTCTACAACTTCTCTTCCAAGGAAAGTTGAACCAATAGAGACACCGTGTGGCGCACGCTGCGCCCCAGCCTTACCCGGCTTGTCCTCCAAGACCGTGTTAAACCACTGCAGTGAGGCCTTCCTCTCCATGTCCAGGTCTTCAGCAGTGATGGGATAGCCGAGCTCAGGGGGTGGAGGCTGCCCAAGAGAACAGACACGTTAGGCCAGAAGCTAGAGAGCCTGCCACcagactcccagagactgagagagCTGAGAAGAATGGACAAGACGGACATACCAAGGTGAGCTGGTCCCCTCGCCGGGTGGGCAGCAACTGAATCTTCCGTTTGCGTTGCCCAGAGCTGCCAGGTGTGGGTGGGGAAGTCCATAAGCTCTGCTGCTTCCCAGCGGCTGCATCTGTAACTACAGACAGAAATACAGGGTTCCTGGCCTccctactttgttttgttttttggttttttgagacagtgtttttctgagtagccctggctgtcctcgaactcagaaatccgcctgcctctggcctccctaCTTAAAGACAAGACTATCTTCCATGCCCCACACTGAGCAACCCGATTAACCTCCACTTCCACTGTAGATGCTACTCTCACTGTAGATGCTACTTTCGGGCCCCATGGCTTCTCTACTTACCCTTTTCTCCTGGGGACTCCTTGTCTGTCACCGAGGGAGCTGAAGAACTGGACTGCTGACATGGCTCCTCCTCTCTGTGGGGATTGTGAAAAGCTAGATTTTATTTGGGAAGGCCTGGAGGCCACACAGCAcctcacgcacgcacgcactcgcACACTCCTACAGCTCTAGGTGTCAGAATATCACCATGTGGCAGTTCTTGTAGAAATGAAGGCAGGCAGTTGTTACAGGCCATGAGCAACCAGCCTGGAAGTTGTTACAGGCCATGAGCAACCAGCCTTTAATCAAATATAGACCAGGGATCTGCAAAGCTTTCCTCAGAGCCTGCCAAGTCCAGACCCCAGACTGCATCTTCAGGCTCTAACAGCGGATTAGTGCTAGGAGCGAGAAGTGAAGCTGCTGAGAAAGTAGGCCCgtagcagacagacagacagacagatagaaagacaaACAGGGAGAATAAaaaaggtggggtggcaggtaggGCCAGACACAGACAGACCTGATCCCCGAGGGAGCCGAGCTCCAGTGAAGGGTGAGCTGGGGCCAGGGACTCAGGCTCCCCGCTGACCCGGTCCACTTTGCACTCCACTCCCAGTGGCCTCTGCACCACTCCCACTGGAGTATGAGACAGAGAAGGGACCCCAACCATCAGTTGCTCACACTGTAGGATAACGACACAACTCTAGTAGGCACTTTGCTACACTGTTCACACAAAGTGACCAGAAGGGGACGGTGATCACCTTGTCTTCTTGGCTGGCCTCTCTGGCGTCTGGGAGCGGGAGGAAGCTGGGCTGGAGAAGGGAGAAGACGTGGGACCACTCCTCTTCCACAGCTGCAAGTCAAACAGAGACACATCTGAGACTACTACTGACAATATGGCTATGAAGGCAGATATTCTGATCTGGCCAGGCAggaaggcacacacctttaatcccagcactagggaggcagaggcaggtagatttctgagttcaaggccagcatgcaCTACCTTAAGAGCTCCAGAACATCCTGGGCTactaagagactgtctcaaaaaactaaaaacaaaaaccaaaaacaacagcagaactaaaaa from Mastomys coucha isolate ucsf_1 unplaced genomic scaffold, UCSF_Mcou_1 pScaffold22, whole genome shotgun sequence includes:
- the LOC116104669 gene encoding tripartite motif-containing protein 30A-like, with protein sequence LYVKTATKAFSLTKKKRQIGYISVFYERNLQLLQTYHLGVLGYPAISSGKHYWEVDVSRSDAWLLGLNDGKCAQPQLHSKDEMGFKTKHYSNVKQNVMYQPKCGYWVIGLTNGSVYNAFDECSITHNSSVLALSLPSPPSRVGVFLDREACTLSFYDVSRYGALIYRFYDPAFPGKVYPYFNPMNCSEPITVCGPPS
- the LOC116104670 gene encoding nuclear envelope pore membrane protein POM 121-like, which produces MSPAAPAAAAADGGERRRPPLGVREGRSRARGCGGPAGAAALGLALLGLALYLVPAAAALAWLAVGASAAWWGLSREPRGPRGLSSFVRESRRHPRPALTASPPLAKSPVNGSLCEPRSPLGGPDPAELLLMGSYLGKPGPPEPALPQDPRERPGRRPPSRSPPPATAVQRVHHVYPALPTPLLRPARRPPHRDCGPLSSRFVITPRRRYPIQQAQYSLLGALPTVCWNGGHKKAVLSARNSRMVCSPVTVRIAPPDSKLFRSPMPEQILDTSLSPPSSSAPDPCAKETVLNALKEKKRRTVAEEDQLHLDGQENKRRRHDSGGSGHSAFEPLVANGVPAAFVPKPGSLKRSLASQSSDDHLNKRSRTSSVSSLTSTCTGGIPSSSRNAITSSYSSTRGISQLWKRSGPTSSPFSSPASSRSQTPERPAKKTREEEPCQQSSSSAPSVTDKESPGEKVTDAAAGKQQSLWTSPPTPGSSGQRKRKIQLLPTRRGDQLTLPPPPELGYPITAEDLDMERKASLQWFNTVLEDKPDDASTSATDNPPASSSPFTFTLPAVGPAASPASLPAPSSNPLLESLKKMQESPAPSSSEPAEAATIAAPSPPKTPSLLAPLVSPPTGPLASTSSDSKPTATFLGLTSASSTTPLTDTKSSGVSQAEQSVSTPASTASSPTPKPSMLFGMLSPPASSSSLATPGPACASPMFKPIFPATPKSESNSPLPTSSSAATTASSSTATPTAASTAAPTFKPIFDKQEPFTAMPLSTPFSLKQTTATATTTATSAPLFTGLGTATSTVASGTTASASKPVFGFGVTTAASTASTALTPTPQSLLLGGAPPVTASSSTPALPSIFQFGKPLAPAASAAGASFSQPLASSAQTAASSSSGGFSGFGSTLTTSTSAPATQSSPFAFSVGSTPESKPVFGGTSTPTFGQSAPAPGIGTAGSSLSFGASSTPTQGFVGVGPFGSAAPSFSIGAGSKTPGARQRLQARRQHTRKK